In the genome of Ctenopharyngodon idella isolate HZGC_01 chromosome 19, HZGC01, whole genome shotgun sequence, one region contains:
- the si:ch73-345f18.3 gene encoding paramyosin isoform X2: MGCCCSFPSGDDEREPLLQSNSKTQTESGRPSSPAANEIQSARSRPAANDAVKKTDRFEARRVGVSDLDERFSDVAETFNKQHEDYETMKNKLQTVANRYKCPTNDSLSQCLKKIKEEHENCHISLEVKGYDFTLMVRSEAKIPNDLKRTQENITELSKAAKAVISVATKLQEMIDWLLKAEDTMTKQVEAAESSHQEQKRLVDNLKENLREARRAKESSPKYRKEAGNLLNEAAVLSGITP, from the exons ATGGGATGTTGTTGTTCCTTTCCCAGCGGAGACGATGAG AGAGAACCTTTGCTCCAGTCAAacagtaaaacacaaacagaatCTGGAAGACCATCAAGTCCAGCAGCTAATG AAATACAGTCTGCAAGATCACGTCCAGCAGCTAATG ATGCAGTTAAGAAGACTGACAGGTTTGAAGCCCGACGTGTTGGTGTGAGTGACCTCGATGAGCGTTTCAGTGATGTTGCCGAAACGTTCAACAAACAGCATGAGGACTATGAAACTATGAAGAACAAGCTCCAGACTGTTGCAAATCGCTACAAATGCCCAACTAATGACAGTCTGTCTCAATGCCTGAAGAAAATCAAGGAGGAACATG AGAACTGCCACATCAGTCTGGAGGTTAAAGGATATGACTTCACTCTGATGGTGAGGTCAGAGGCCAAAATCCCCAACGACCTGAAGAGGACACAAGAGAACATCACAGAGCTGAGCAAAGCTGCCAAAGCGGTCATATCTGTGGCCACTAAACTCCAAGAAATGATCGATTGGCTTCTGAAGGCGGAGGACACCATGACCAAACAGGTGGAAGCTGCCGAATCCAGTCACCAAGAGCAGAAAAGGCTGGTGGACAACCTGAAGGAAAACCTCAGAGAGGCACGAAGAGCGAAAGAATCGAGTCCAAAGTACAGGAAGGAGGCTGGAAATCTTCTCAATGAGGCTGCTGTGCTGTCCGGGATCACACcgtga
- the si:ch73-345f18.3 gene encoding uncharacterized protein si:ch73-345f18.3 isoform X1, which translates to MGCCCSFPSGDDEREPLLQSNSKTQTESGRPSSPAANEIQSARSRPAANADAVKKTDRFEARRVGVSDLDERFSDVAETFNKQHEDYETMKNKLQTVANRYKCPTNDSLSQCLKKIKEEHENCHISLEVKGYDFTLMVRSEAKIPNDLKRTQENITELSKAAKAVISVATKLQEMIDWLLKAEDTMTKQVEAAESSHQEQKRLVDNLKENLREARRAKESSPKYRKEAGNLLNEAAVLSGITP; encoded by the exons ATGGGATGTTGTTGTTCCTTTCCCAGCGGAGACGATGAG AGAGAACCTTTGCTCCAGTCAAacagtaaaacacaaacagaatCTGGAAGACCATCAAGTCCAGCAGCTAATG AAATACAGTCTGCAAGATCACGTCCAGCAGCTAATG CAGATGCAGTTAAGAAGACTGACAGGTTTGAAGCCCGACGTGTTGGTGTGAGTGACCTCGATGAGCGTTTCAGTGATGTTGCCGAAACGTTCAACAAACAGCATGAGGACTATGAAACTATGAAGAACAAGCTCCAGACTGTTGCAAATCGCTACAAATGCCCAACTAATGACAGTCTGTCTCAATGCCTGAAGAAAATCAAGGAGGAACATG AGAACTGCCACATCAGTCTGGAGGTTAAAGGATATGACTTCACTCTGATGGTGAGGTCAGAGGCCAAAATCCCCAACGACCTGAAGAGGACACAAGAGAACATCACAGAGCTGAGCAAAGCTGCCAAAGCGGTCATATCTGTGGCCACTAAACTCCAAGAAATGATCGATTGGCTTCTGAAGGCGGAGGACACCATGACCAAACAGGTGGAAGCTGCCGAATCCAGTCACCAAGAGCAGAAAAGGCTGGTGGACAACCTGAAGGAAAACCTCAGAGAGGCACGAAGAGCGAAAGAATCGAGTCCAAAGTACAGGAAGGAGGCTGGAAATCTTCTCAATGAGGCTGCTGTGCTGTCCGGGATCACACcgtga
- the cdca7b gene encoding cell division cycle-associated 7-like protein, producing the protein MIKTRKASLKAKQLDVTDLSEDSRDSIQSKGSWKPDVCFRSKNIPDELAQAFMDTDSEGEFQGFSREECDWKKPMSEGSDEDSDDNGFYSDGEEPASKKKRSSGLCVAFKFPAKKSPAPKRNTAKKGNKEATPTAPPISSKPARGNRKRREPEPSKELVLCESKRTESQSKPSDHMTNVESLLTDEEMQILSKRAKNIQENKAMLAKLFADLSSLPELPSKTTPTKKKKPSTPKRRFSEVQSERRNPGRKARPPEHFGIEAEDKPVPQKRQSGQIDIKRLMEVKEGLGDVRPKQRKRRSRESIRMPEDITEEELENVADRAKDKILDKENGSTCHQCRQKTLDTKTECRGMYCQGVKGQFCGPCLRNRYGEDVRTALLDPTWECPICRGVCNCSLCRKRDGRCATGALTRLAKFYGHDNVKEYLESLQKDVE; encoded by the exons atgatcaaaaccCGCAAAGCGTCATTGAAG GCGAAGCAGCTGGATGTGACGGATCTGTCCGAGGACAGCAGGGACAGCATCCAATCCAAGGGATCCTGGAAGCCC GATGTTTGCTTCAGGTCCAAAAACATCCCAGATGAGCTGGCGCAGGCCTTCATGGACACTGACAGCGAGGGGGAATTCCAGGGTTTCTCCAGGGAAGAGTGTGATTGGAAAAAACCAATG AGTGAGGGGTCTGATGAAGACAGTGACGACAACGGCTTTTATTCTGATGGGGAGGAACCAGCGTCTAAAAAGAAGCGCAGCTCTGGACTGTGCGTCGCATTCAAGTTTCCTGCCAAAAAAAGCCCCGCCCCTAAACGGAACACGGCCAAAAAAGGCAACAAAGAGGCCACGCCCACAGCTCCACCCATCAGCAGCAAGCCCGCAAGAGGAAACAGGAAGCGGCGTGAACCGGAACCATCAAAAGAGCTTGTTTTATGTGAGAGTAAACGTACTGAGAGCCAATCAAAACCCTCTGATCACATGACCAATGTGGAGAGTCTACTGACAGACGAAGAGATGCAGATACTGAGCAAAAGGGCCAAAAACATTCAGGAAAATAAAGCAAtg CTTGCAAAACTTTTTGCAGACTTGAGTTCTTTGCCTGAACTTCCTTCTAAAACGACACCTACA aaaaaaaagaagccatCCACTCCAAAACGTCGTTTTTCAGAGGTTCAGAGCGAGAGACGTAACCCGGGCCGCAAGGCGAGACCCCCAGAGCATTTTGGGATAGAGGCGGAGGACAAACCGGTCCCTCAGAAGAGACAGAGCGGCCAAATCGACATCAAGCGCCTGATGGAG GTGAAGGAGGGTCTCGGGGACGTGCGGCCCAAGCAGAGGAAGCGGCGCTCTCGTGAGTCCATCCGTATGCCGGAGGACATCACCGAAGAAGAGCTGGAGAACGTCGCCGATCGCGCCAAAGACAAGATCCTTGATAAAGAAAAT GGCAGCACATGTCACCAGTGTCGTCAGAAGACCCTCGACACCAAGACAGAATGCAGGGGGATGTACTGCCAGGGGGTCAAAGGTCAGTTCTGCGGCCCTTGTTTACGCAACCGCTACGGAGAAGACGTCCGCACGGCACTGCTGGATCCT ACGTGGGAGTGTCCCATCTGTCGAGGAGTGTGTAACTGCAGTCTGTGCAGGAAGCGTGACGGACGCTGTGCCACCGGCGCTCTCACCAGACTGGCCAAATTCTACGGACACGACAATGTCAAGGAGTACTTGGAGAG tcTACAGAAGGACGTCGAGTGA
- the sp4 gene encoding LOW QUALITY PROTEIN: transcription factor Sp4 (The sequence of the model RefSeq protein was modified relative to this genomic sequence to represent the inferred CDS: inserted 1 base in 1 codon), with translation MSDQKKEAMATDGGKASGGEGGTKGKSSGSQDAQPSPLALLAATCSKIGGVGSEGQAATQQQIIIDPNQGLLQLQNPTQQLELVPAQLTGNGWQIIATSPATATKDNVQQAGTNVATNEGGAGRKVKAVGSNNSPAGQQQQQFQIIQVQNLPNSSGGIQYQVIPHLQTADGQQIQISPSNPAALSVQPXQIQLIPTGNNQAILATPQRTGSTSIVTQNQTIPLQIRPSFPLQLQTIQGTQTPMVTTLPINLGGVTLALPVINNVAGGGGSVQLVQSADGSISNGNQLITTTVTSTGESTGVSTCTTTATGTDSVVVTSTDGTTLSTASVGAAESQKDGQSGETDAQNLAQSNGLQPASDQAGQIQQFQIVGHPVLQQIQIQSPQQQMVQGSIQIQPGQTLQPVQQNLQLQAFQNPTQVLIRTPTLTPSGQISWQTVQVQNAGMPQQLTLAPVASNASGGTFTQIAPLTLGGSPITLTAAQLPSGTGVQTVNIAGLGTAGVQVQGVPLTITGVQGQQQGQEGVKVQSTPVTVTVGNISSTTLNAVSPDQMGQVQSPSDQEGQPSKRLRRVACSCPNCRDGEGRNNSDPSKKKQHVCHMEGCGKVYGKTSHLRAHLRWHTGERPFVCNWIFCGKRFTRSDELQRHRRTHTGEKRFECPECSKRFMRSDHLSKHIKTHQNKKGGAALTIITTDEMEEEVDEVLGSPRIVTVASLSQDSNPATPTTSNNLEEEFE, from the exons ATGAGTG ATCAAAAGAAGGAAGCCATGGCCACAGATGGGGGGAAAGCCAGTGGAGGTGAAGGGGGTACGAAAGGGAAAAGTTCTGGATCACAG gatgCACAACCGTCTCCTCTCGCTTTACTCGCAGCGACGTGCAGTAAAATAGGAGGTGTTGGCAGCGAGGGTCAGGCGGCCACACAACAGCAGATAATAATCGACCCGAACCAGGGTCTGCTTCAACTCCAGAACCCCACGCAGCAGCTCGAGCTGGTTCCTGCACAGCTAACAGGAAACGGCTGGCAGATCATAGCCACTTCCCCTGCAACTGCAACCAAGGACAACGTTCAGCAGGCTGGTACTAACGTGGCCACCAATGAAGGCGGCGCGGGGCGGAAGGTCAAGGCGGTCGGCTCGAATAACTCACCTGCTGGACAGCAACAGCAACAGTTTCAAATCATCCAGGTGCAGAACTTGCCGAACTCATCGGGCGGGATTCAGTACCAGGTCATCCCGCACCTTCAGACCGCAGATGGACAGCAGATCCAAATAAGCCCCAGTAACCCCGCAGCTTTAAGTGTTCAGC AACAGATCCAGCTCATTCCCACCGGAAACAACCAAGCCATTTTGGCTACGCCCCAAAGGACGGGATCGACCAGCATCGTCACTCAAAACCAGACGATTCCGCTTCAAATCAGGCCATCGTTTCCTCTGCAACTGCAAACCATTCAGGGTACGCAAACGCCTATGGTGACCACGTTACCCATAAACCTCGGCGGCGTGACTTTGGCTCTTCCGGTTATCAATAACGTAGCGGGAGGGGGAGGTTCAGTTCAACTGGTCCAATCAGCTGACGGAAGTATTTCCAATGGAAACCAGCTGATAACGACGACTGTCACTAGCACAGGAGAATCCACCGGCGTTTCAACTTGCACGACGACTGCGACGGGCACCGATTCCGTCGTCGTGACCTCTACGGATGGCACGACGTTATCTACAGCATCCGTCGGAGCTGCTGAAAGCCAGAAGGACGGTCAGTCGGGCGAGACAGACGCACAGAACTTGGCTCAGTCCAACGGCCTCCAACCTGCATCCGATCAGGCTGGCCAAATCCAGCAATTCCAAATTGTGGGCCATCCGGTTCTCCAGCAGATCCAGATCCAGTCGCCCCAGCAGCAGATGGTCCAGGGCTCCATACAGATCCAGCCCGGACAGACTTTACAACCGGTTCAGCAGAACCTCCAGCTTCAGGCCTTCCAGAACCCGACGCAGGTTCTGATCCGGACGCCCACGCTCACCCCCTCAGGGCAGATCAGCTGGCAGACCGTCCAGGTCCAGAATGCAGGCATGCCCCAGCAGCTGACGCTCGCCCCCGTGGCATCGAACGCAAGTGGCGGGACCTTCACTCAGATCGCCCCACTGACGCTCGGAGGGTCGCCCATCACGCTCACCGCAGCCCAGCTGCCCTCTGGGACTGGAGTGCAGACAGTGAACATTGCAGGTTTAGGGACGGCTGGAGTCCAGGTGCAGGGCGTCCCGCTCACCATCACCGGTGTGCAAG GTCAGCAGCAGGGTCAAGAGGGGGTCAAAGTTCAGTCCACCCCAGTGACGGTCACTGTTGGCAACATCAGCAGCACGACCCTGAACGCAGTAAGCCCAGACCAGATGGGGCAGGTCCAAAGCCCGTCTGACCAGGAAGGTCAACCTAGCAAGAGGCTGCGCAGGGTGGCCTGTTCCTGCCCCAACTGCAGGGATGGAGAGGGGAG AAACAACAGTGACCCCTCAAAGAAGAAACAGCACGTGTGTCATATGGAGGGTTGCGGGAAGGTTTACGGAAAAACGTCTCACCTGAGGGCTCACCTGCGCTGGCATACGGGAGAGAGGCCGTTCGTCTGCAACTGGATCTTCTGCGGGAAACGCTTCACCAGGAGCGACGAGCTACAGCGGCATCGCAGGACGCATACAG GTGAAAAGAGGTTTGAGTGTCCGGAATGTTCCAAGAGGTTCATGCGCAGCGACCACCTGTCAAAGCACATCAAAACCCACCAGAACAAAAAAGGTGGGGCGGCACTTACCATCATCACCACAGATGAAATGGAGGAAGAGGTGGACGAGGTCCTGGGCTCGCCGAGGATCGTCACCGTGGCGTCACTCTCGCAGGATTCGAATCCGGCCACGCCCACGACTTCAAACAATTTAGAGGAGGAGTTTGAGTAG